The Desulfovibrio porci genome contains a region encoding:
- a CDS encoding NAD-dependent epimerase gives MHVLVTGAAGFIGYHLARRLLADGHTVVGIDNCNDYYDVQLKKDRLADLGAMPEARGRFRFELLDLADADGMAGLFRRERFSHVVNLAAQAGVRYSLLNPASYVNSNLVGFGNLLEGCRHGGVEHLLFASSSSVYGLNAARPYSVHHNVDHPVSLYAATKKSNELMAHAYSHLYRLPCTGLRFFTVYGPWGRPDMALHLFTSAIVRGEPIKVFNEGRMRRDFTYIDDIVEGVVRLLPLAAAPDPAFDAAAPDPASSSAPWRIYNIGNNQTVELNEFIAVLEEALGRTAVKELLPMQPGDVEATWADIDALTAATGFAPVTPLREGIARFVDWYKEYYKI, from the coding sequence ATGCATGTTCTGGTAACCGGCGCGGCGGGCTTCATCGGCTATCATCTGGCCCGGCGGCTGCTGGCCGACGGGCACACGGTGGTGGGCATCGATAATTGCAACGACTATTATGACGTGCAATTGAAAAAGGACCGTCTGGCCGATCTGGGCGCCATGCCGGAAGCGCGCGGGCGTTTTCGCTTCGAGCTTCTGGATCTGGCCGACGCGGACGGCATGGCCGGGCTGTTCCGGCGTGAGCGCTTCAGCCATGTGGTCAACCTGGCGGCCCAGGCCGGGGTGCGCTACAGCCTGCTGAATCCCGCCTCCTACGTCAATTCCAATCTGGTCGGTTTCGGCAACCTGCTGGAAGGCTGCCGCCACGGCGGCGTGGAGCACCTGCTCTTCGCCTCCTCCTCCTCGGTCTACGGCCTCAACGCCGCCCGGCCCTACTCCGTGCACCACAACGTGGACCATCCGGTGAGCCTCTACGCGGCCACCAAGAAGAGCAACGAGCTCATGGCCCATGCTTACAGCCATCTCTACCGCCTGCCCTGCACGGGCCTGCGCTTCTTCACGGTTTACGGCCCCTGGGGCCGCCCGGACATGGCCCTGCACCTTTTCACCAGCGCCATTGTGCGCGGCGAACCCATCAAGGTTTTCAATGAAGGCCGCATGCGCCGCGACTTCACCTATATCGACGATATCGTGGAAGGCGTGGTCCGCCTGCTGCCCCTGGCCGCCGCGCCCGACCCGGCCTTTGACGCCGCCGCGCCCGATCCGGCCTCCAGCTCCGCGCCCTGGCGCATCTATAATATCGGCAACAACCAGACCGTGGAGCTCAACGAATTCATCGCCGTGCTGGAAGAAGCCCTGGGCAGAACCGCCGTCAAGGAACTGCTGCCCATGCAGCCCGGCGACGTGGAAGCCACCTGGGCCGACATCGACGCCCTGACCGCCGCCACCGGCTTCGCCCCGGTGACGCCCCTGCGCGAGGGCATAGCCCGCTTTGTGGACTGGTACAAAGAGTATTACAAAATATGA
- a CDS encoding precorrin-8X methylmutase, which yields MPQTIELDPAATPQDIENRSFAIIDAEIPEPRPFQDGLWQVARRCVHTLGDTEILADLRLSGKGLAAGVEALRHGCTVFTDTRMAAAGLPLRRMTPLGVTVTPLMALPGLEDTARKLGVTRSRAGVAAVADRLAGQIMVIGNAPTALLALLEALERGAPAPALIVGMPVGFVNAAQSKELLHQSPWPHFTLLGRKGGSAVAAACVNALAELALARRE from the coding sequence ATGCCTCAGACCATTGAACTGGATCCGGCCGCCACGCCGCAGGACATCGAAAACCGTTCCTTTGCGATCATTGACGCGGAGATTCCCGAACCGCGCCCCTTCCAGGACGGGCTCTGGCAGGTGGCCCGGCGTTGCGTGCACACCCTGGGCGATACGGAGATTCTTGCGGATTTGCGTTTAAGCGGGAAGGGCCTCGCGGCGGGCGTGGAGGCCCTGCGCCACGGCTGCACGGTCTTTACGGACACGCGCATGGCCGCCGCCGGTCTGCCCCTGCGCCGCATGACCCCCCTGGGCGTCACGGTGACGCCGCTCATGGCCTTGCCGGGCCTGGAAGACACGGCCCGAAAGCTGGGCGTCACCCGTTCCCGCGCGGGCGTCGCGGCTGTGGCGGACAGGCTGGCGGGACAGATCATGGTCATCGGCAATGCGCCCACGGCCCTGCTGGCCCTGCTGGAGGCGCTGGAGCGCGGCGCGCCCGCGCCCGCCCTGATTGTGGGCATGCCCGTGGGATTTGTGAACGCGGCCCAGTCCAAGGAGCTGCTCCACCAGAGTCCCTGGCCGCACTTTACCCTGCTGGGCCGCAAGGGCGGTTCAGCCGTGGCCGCCGCCTGCGTCAACGCTCTGGCGGAACTGGCCCTGGCCCGGCGGGAGTAA
- a CDS encoding cobyrinate a,c-diamide synthase, whose protein sequence is MAQTTPSRIPGLIVGGTGSNAGKTVTTLALLCALRARGLRVQAAKSGPDFIDAAFHAALTGAPAANLDVWMCREARPDSGKRPLRRIPQGLARVFARMHGPGADGRNADLLLVEGAMGLYDGGTGGAGSTAQLAVLLGLPVLLALNVHGLGQSVAALAEGFLRHRPAWTADAGHPAFVGMICTHVGGEKHKEILRQALAPLTAQTGVPLLGLLPRDGAPQLKSRHLGLVEARESLPGLDHESLAAWLETHCDVRALLQALGAPQSGLPASPPRADAPPVRFFAPRVRSGKAARRPRLGVAWDVAFSFCYADLPALLRELGAELCFFSPLRDAAPPSACDGLYFPGGYPELHASALAANTSMRAALRTLAERGLPIYGECGGYIYLMRALRQDGRDYPMSGLLPLTCLLGGQRAALGYRAARALPGWPAACAPGQSGTATTLRARGHEFHYGRLEGRELPAGCAPLWQLSDSKGAVLGPEGCRLGSVAGSWLHLYPEGARRFWRAWLAGLSAQA, encoded by the coding sequence ATGGCACAGACAACGCCGAGCCGCATTCCCGGCCTTATTGTGGGCGGCACCGGCAGCAACGCCGGAAAAACCGTCACCACCCTGGCCCTGCTCTGCGCCCTGCGGGCCAGAGGCCTGCGGGTCCAGGCCGCCAAAAGCGGGCCGGATTTCATTGACGCCGCCTTTCACGCCGCGCTGACAGGCGCGCCCGCCGCCAATCTGGACGTCTGGATGTGCCGCGAGGCGCGGCCGGACAGTGGGAAAAGGCCGTTACGCCGCATCCCCCAAGGTCTGGCGCGGGTCTTTGCCCGCATGCACGGGCCGGGCGCGGACGGACGCAACGCGGACCTGCTGCTGGTGGAAGGGGCCATGGGCCTCTATGACGGCGGGACCGGGGGCGCGGGCAGCACGGCCCAACTGGCCGTCCTGCTGGGTCTGCCCGTGCTGCTGGCGCTCAACGTCCACGGTCTGGGCCAGTCCGTGGCGGCCCTGGCCGAAGGCTTTCTGCGGCATCGTCCGGCCTGGACCGCCGACGCGGGCCACCCGGCCTTTGTCGGCATGATCTGTACCCATGTGGGCGGCGAAAAGCACAAGGAAATTCTGCGCCAAGCCCTGGCACCGCTGACGGCGCAAACGGGCGTGCCCCTGCTGGGCCTTTTGCCGCGCGACGGCGCGCCGCAACTGAAATCCCGCCATCTGGGCCTTGTAGAGGCGCGCGAAAGTCTCCCCGGCCTGGATCATGAGAGCTTGGCCGCCTGGCTGGAGACCCACTGCGATGTGCGGGCGCTGCTGCAGGCGTTGGGCGCGCCCCAGAGCGGCCTTCCGGCCAGCCCCCCGCGCGCGGACGCGCCGCCGGTCCGTTTTTTCGCGCCCCGCGTCCGCAGCGGAAAGGCGGCACGGCGGCCAAGGCTGGGCGTGGCCTGGGACGTTGCCTTCAGCTTCTGCTATGCGGATCTGCCCGCTCTGTTGCGGGAACTGGGCGCGGAATTATGTTTTTTTTCGCCGCTCAGGGACGCCGCCCCGCCGTCCGCATGCGACGGCCTGTATTTTCCCGGCGGCTATCCGGAACTGCACGCCTCAGCCCTGGCCGCCAATACGAGCATGCGCGCGGCCCTGCGCACCCTGGCGGAACGGGGCCTGCCCATCTACGGCGAGTGCGGAGGATACATCTATCTGATGCGCGCGCTGCGCCAGGACGGGCGGGACTATCCCATGAGCGGTCTGCTGCCCCTGACCTGCCTGCTGGGCGGGCAACGGGCGGCCCTGGGCTACCGCGCGGCCCGCGCCCTGCCCGGCTGGCCCGCCGCTTGCGCGCCCGGACAGTCCGGCACGGCAACGACCTTGCGGGCGCGCGGCCATGAGTTTCACTACGGCCGTCTGGAGGGGAGGGAACTGCCCGCCGGCTGCGCGCCGCTCTGGCAACTGAGCGACAGCAAGGGCGCGGTTCTGGGGCCGGAAGGCTGCCGTCTGGGCTCCGTGGCCGGTTCCTGGCTGCATCTCTACCCGGAAGGCGCGCGCCGCTTCTGGCGGGCCTGGCTGGCGGGACTGTCCGCCCAAGCGTAA
- the mltG gene encoding endolytic transglycosylase MltG, translating into MKTLLRIVGLLIVLALAVCGWLWHEARIFLDSAPESPGREIYFDVTPGARLGQVSAALAEKGLITDARKFSLLARYKQWENRLQAGRFALNTGWTPEQVLDALVNGKPVLFRITVPEGLTWWQTGRLLEEAGLVRFADFRDVIADPDFLRHYGIPFATAEGFLMPDTYLLKKADAPDDAQLKAQTRAVAGRMVDNFWRRTAAVWPGKVKPKTDDLKKWVILASVVEKETAIDAERPRVAGVYRNRLARQMLLQADPTVIYGLGPAFDGNLRRKHLDDPANLYNTYQRPGLPPGPICSFGTAALAAAVNPENHEFLYFVAKTDGGEHVFSTTLTEHNRAVRQYLQNRRGGR; encoded by the coding sequence ATGAAAACCCTGCTGCGCATTGTGGGCCTGCTGATTGTGCTGGCTCTGGCGGTCTGCGGCTGGCTGTGGCACGAAGCCCGGATCTTTCTGGACAGCGCGCCCGAAAGTCCGGGCCGCGAAATCTATTTTGACGTGACGCCCGGCGCGCGTCTGGGACAGGTTTCCGCCGCCCTGGCCGAAAAGGGCCTGATCACCGACGCCCGCAAGTTCAGTCTGCTGGCCCGCTACAAGCAGTGGGAAAACCGCCTCCAGGCCGGGCGCTTCGCCCTGAACACCGGCTGGACGCCCGAACAGGTGCTGGACGCCCTGGTCAACGGCAAACCCGTGCTCTTCCGGATCACCGTGCCCGAAGGGCTGACCTGGTGGCAGACCGGCCGTCTGCTGGAAGAGGCCGGACTGGTCCGCTTCGCGGATTTCCGGGACGTGATTGCCGATCCGGACTTCCTGCGCCATTACGGCATCCCCTTTGCCACGGCCGAAGGCTTTCTGATGCCGGACACCTATCTGCTCAAAAAGGCAGACGCGCCGGACGACGCCCAACTCAAAGCCCAGACCCGCGCCGTGGCGGGACGCATGGTGGACAATTTCTGGCGCAGGACCGCCGCCGTCTGGCCCGGCAAGGTCAAACCCAAGACCGACGACCTCAAAAAATGGGTGATCCTGGCCTCGGTGGTGGAAAAAGAAACCGCCATTGACGCGGAACGGCCCCGCGTGGCCGGAGTATATCGGAACCGCCTGGCCCGGCAGATGCTGCTTCAGGCCGACCCCACGGTGATTTACGGCCTGGGTCCGGCCTTTGACGGCAATCTGCGCCGCAAGCATCTGGACGATCCGGCCAATCTCTATAATACCTATCAGCGGCCCGGCCTGCCGCCGGGGCCCATCTGCTCCTTCGGCACAGCGGCTCTGGCCGCCGCCGTCAACCCGGAAAACCATGAGTTTCTCTACTTCGTAGCCAAAACCGACGGCGGCGAACACGTTTTTTCCACCACGCTTACGGAACACAACCGCGCCGTGCGCCAGTATTTGCAGAACCGGCGCGGCGGGCGTTAA
- the ruvX gene encoding Holliday junction resolvase RuvX, with protein sequence MKYVGVDYGLARTGLSVSDPEGRLAFPLTTLRLEDYADRKEFLAALVAGITAEGAGAVVMGLPLLDDGTDSLTTRQVRNITGRLKRRLDLPVFYMPELLSSEEAWSDLREAGLKARKRKAVLDQQAAVRILASFLALPPGQRRPA encoded by the coding sequence TTGAAGTACGTGGGCGTCGATTACGGTCTGGCCCGCACGGGCCTGTCCGTGTCCGACCCGGAAGGGCGGCTGGCCTTTCCCCTGACAACCCTGCGTCTTGAGGACTATGCGGACCGCAAGGAGTTTCTGGCGGCCCTGGTTGCCGGAATCACCGCGGAGGGCGCCGGGGCCGTGGTCATGGGCCTGCCCTTGCTGGACGACGGCACGGACAGCCTGACCACCCGGCAGGTGCGCAACATCACTGGGCGGCTCAAACGGCGGCTGGATCTGCCCGTCTTTTACATGCCCGAGTTGCTGAGTTCCGAAGAAGCCTGGAGCGATCTGCGCGAGGCCGGTCTCAAGGCCCGCAAACGCAAGGCCGTCCTGGACCAGCAGGCGGCGGTGCGTATCCTTGCTTCCTTTCTGGCCCTGCCGCCCGGGCAACGGAGACCGGCATGA
- the trpS gene encoding tryptophan--tRNA ligase → MSKELRTVSGMRPTGPLHLGHYFGVLKNWVELQDREEAYFFVADWHALTSDYADPSRIRHNIAEMVKDWVGAGLDPEKCVIFRQSAVKEHGELSLLLSMITPVSWLERNPTYKEQQQQISNKDLGNAGFLCYPVLMAADILMYRPHGVPVGEDQLPHMELTREIARRFNYFYGDLFPEPQAMLTPAAKCPGLDGRKMSKSYNNGIFLSDDFAGIQEKVRGMFTDKARLRKSDPGNPDVCNLFPYHVLLSSPEEQAEIRRGCTSAQLGCVDCKKIFLKNLEAFLTPLHERRAALDARPGAVEEILAAGNEKARAFAMSTMALAREKMGL, encoded by the coding sequence ATGAGCAAAGAACTGCGCACTGTTTCCGGCATGCGGCCCACGGGGCCGCTGCATCTCGGCCATTATTTCGGGGTGCTCAAGAACTGGGTGGAGCTCCAGGACCGCGAGGAAGCCTATTTCTTCGTGGCCGACTGGCACGCCCTGACCAGCGATTACGCGGACCCCTCACGTATCCGCCACAATATCGCCGAAATGGTCAAGGACTGGGTGGGCGCGGGCCTGGACCCGGAAAAATGCGTCATTTTCCGCCAGTCCGCGGTCAAGGAGCACGGCGAGCTTTCGCTGCTGCTCTCCATGATCACGCCGGTTTCCTGGCTGGAGCGCAATCCCACCTATAAGGAGCAGCAACAGCAGATCAGCAACAAGGATCTGGGCAACGCGGGCTTTCTCTGCTACCCGGTGCTGATGGCCGCCGACATTCTCATGTACCGGCCACACGGCGTGCCCGTGGGCGAGGACCAGTTGCCGCACATGGAGCTGACCCGTGAAATCGCGCGGCGCTTCAACTATTTTTACGGCGACCTCTTCCCCGAACCGCAGGCCATGCTCACCCCGGCGGCCAAGTGCCCGGGCCTGGACGGACGCAAGATGTCCAAAAGCTACAACAACGGCATCTTCCTCTCCGATGACTTCGCGGGCATTCAAGAAAAGGTGCGCGGCATGTTCACGGACAAGGCCCGCCTGCGCAAATCCGATCCCGGCAATCCCGACGTCTGCAATCTCTTTCCCTATCACGTGCTGCTGAGCAGCCCGGAGGAACAGGCCGAAATCCGCCGGGGCTGTACCTCGGCTCAACTGGGCTGTGTGGACTGCAAGAAGATTTTCCTCAAAAATCTTGAAGCCTTCCTGACTCCCCTGCACGAACGGCGCGCCGCTCTGGACGCCCGTCCGGGCGCGGTGGAGGAAATCCTCGCGGCGGGCAACGAGAAGGCGCGCGCCTTTGCCATGAGCACCATGGCGCTGGCCCGGGAAAAAATGGGGCTGTAA
- a CDS encoding site-2 protease family protein, whose amino-acid sequence MFNLDFSQALHTLAIALVPALLGIILHEVAHGWVAARQGDPTARAMGRLTLNPLPHIDPMGLLVFGLTSLSGAFVFGWAKPVPVNPRYFRNPAKGMMLVALAGPLTNFLLAIVFGVALSLTLAFFPFEAWRQHNLYIFALSSLQAGVVINFGLGWLNLVPIPPLDGSKVVAYFLPGNTAWRYLGMERYGFVILLLLLFTGALGYVLGPLVSGSARGLFSLLGIL is encoded by the coding sequence ATGTTTAATCTTGATTTCTCCCAAGCTCTCCATACGCTGGCCATCGCCTTGGTGCCCGCCCTGCTGGGCATCATCCTGCACGAAGTGGCCCACGGCTGGGTGGCCGCGCGGCAGGGCGACCCCACAGCCCGCGCCATGGGCCGCCTGACCCTGAATCCCCTGCCGCACATCGACCCCATGGGTCTGCTGGTCTTCGGCCTGACCAGCCTGTCCGGCGCGTTCGTTTTCGGCTGGGCCAAGCCGGTGCCCGTGAACCCGCGTTATTTCCGCAATCCCGCCAAAGGCATGATGCTGGTGGCCCTGGCCGGGCCGCTGACCAACTTTCTGCTGGCCATAGTCTTCGGCGTGGCCCTGAGCCTCACCCTGGCCTTTTTCCCCTTTGAGGCCTGGCGGCAGCACAATCTCTACATTTTCGCCCTGTCCTCGCTCCAGGCCGGCGTGGTGATCAATTTCGGCCTGGGCTGGCTCAACCTCGTGCCCATTCCGCCGCTGGACGGCAGCAAGGTTGTGGCCTATTTTCTGCCGGGAAACACGGCCTGGCGCTACCTGGGCATGGAGCGCTACGGCTTTGTCATTCTTTTACTGCTGCTGTTCACCGGGGCCCTGGGCTACGTGCTGGGGCCGCTGGTCAGCGGAAGCGCCAGGGGGCTGTTCTCCCTTCTGGGCATATTGTAA